A genomic stretch from Deltaproteobacteria bacterium includes:
- a CDS encoding response regulator, translating into MSVNILLADDDTQITSALQEYLEEAGYQVQAVTDGQQALTEFQAEKFEIAILDLFMPGISGLDLLSQFKQISPETEVIIFTGYADLDSAVEALRRGAYDYLLKPIPHLESLTALIERALERQRLYKANQAMVAELTIAREALTQQRLQELKRIRQIGEGLSKALNLDQVIELLVNLIWETI; encoded by the coding sequence ATGAGCGTCAACATCCTCTTGGCAGATGACGACACCCAGATCACCAGCGCTTTACAAGAATATCTGGAAGAAGCCGGTTACCAGGTTCAGGCCGTAACCGATGGACAACAGGCGCTGACCGAGTTCCAGGCCGAAAAATTCGAGATTGCTATTTTGGACCTGTTCATGCCCGGTATTTCCGGATTGGATCTCCTGTCCCAATTCAAGCAGATCTCCCCTGAAACTGAGGTCATCATCTTTACCGGATATGCTGACCTGGATAGTGCGGTAGAGGCCCTGCGGCGTGGAGCCTATGATTATCTCTTAAAGCCCATACCCCATCTGGAATCCCTGACTGCCCTGATTGAACGGGCCCTGGAACGGCAACGTCTATACAAGGCCAATCAGGCCATGGTGGCCGAACTGACTATTGCCCGGGAGGCCTTAACCCAACAGCGATTGCAGGAACTCAAGCGCATCCGTCAGATCGGCGAAGGATTAAGCAAGGCCTTGAATTTGGATCAGGTCATTGAATTGCTTGTCAATCTGATCTGGGAGACCATT